The window cgaactatcgagtcgaactctactgtgctcaagttcagctcgtttataaaacgaaccttaaaattgtgctcaaaatcgactcgtttatgaatcgaacCGAGCTTGAACCGAACTTTTTTCAAACTGAACACCGAgcggttatcgagcgtatcaactcatttacagccTTAGCATCTGTAAATTTTACCTAATAtcttacatgtccaatttagccaaacATTATAGTCAACGCCGTTAGAGACGCTAAAAATATCTGATATCATCTTTTAAATGTGATTAtagatttaattatataataatgcaGCTTTTAGGGTATCTTTCAATGTTATGTGTCTTACCTTTAACTCTGGTTGAGTTGTAACCATCATGGCGTtgttaaaacataaaattagcAATGTACCTATGTACATAAAATTTTGGATACCTCTAGAAACCTTTCAACCTCTTATCTTATCCCTAACACTTAAAGTTGTGAAATATACACTTTCATTCATCTTAACGGTTGTGAAATGTACTCCAAGATGTTGATGGgtattaatagattgaatttaattaaatccGATCACAAACTAATTATTTTGGCTAATATACTTGTGAAAAAATGTGTAAGCAAAATAATTGTCCATAGCTTATATATTAGAAAGTCTACTAAATTAAATTGCTTTTATCAAGTGGTAGGTGTTGCATGCTTTGAAATgtcaattattaaaatatgatgcaAGTTAGTTAGATTACTGTAATTTGCAAGCCCACTGTCTATAAAGTGCAAATGAGCATGTTAACACAATCCTGCAGAACACACTGAActctctgttctatttttctcatactATGGATTTCTTGATTTATGTATATTTGCTTCCTCTGTTCTATGTCATATTTCAGTTATGCAGACTAATTTTCCAGTGGAGAGACAAGTGTTGCTACATGCTGGACTATGAATGCTACAAACCACCTGAGGAAAGGAGGCTGGCTACTCAAAAATGTGCTCAGATTGTGCTTCGCAACAAGAATCTTGGCCTTGAAGAGTACAGATTTCTGTTGAGGACTATTGTGAATTCGGGTATCGGGGAAGAAACTTATGGCCCAAGAAACATTGTCTTGGAGAACCTAGAGGAAAGGCCTAGGCTTTCTCATTCTTTGTCAGATATGGATGAGCTTTGCTTTGATACTCTAGACAGTCTCTTTGCTAGATCGACGATACCTCCTTCTGAAATTGACATTCTTGTGGTGAATGTTTCCTTGCTGTCACCAATGCCATCACTGACAGCACGAATTGTGAATCGGTACAAGATGAAACCGGATGTTAAGACGTTTAATCTTTGCGGTATGGGGTGCAGTGCAAGCATTGTCGCGATTGATCTTGTGCaacatttgtttaaaattcataagAATGCAAATGCTATTGTTGTGAGCACAGAGTCCATGGCGGCTAATTGGTACTGTGGACAGGAGAGATCGATGATGCTGTCCAATTGTCTGTTTCGGTCTGGTGGTTGTTCCATGCTTTTTTCAAACAACACGAGCTTTAAAAAGCAGGCAATATTGAAGTTGAAGTGCATGATCCGTACTCATACCGGCTCGGATGATGAGGCTTATGGATGTTGCATCCAAGATGAAGATGGTCTTGGATACAGAGGCTTTCGGCTCACTAAAGCCCTTACTAAGGTTGGCGTTCATGCATTAACCAAGAACCTCCAAATTCTTGTGCCTAAAGTCTTACCAATGAAAGAATTACTCCGATATGTAATCGTGTCATCGCCATTTTGGAGAAAATCTAAAAGTACTGAGCAGCTTGGAGGGTTGAATCTGAAAAGTGGTATTGACCACTTCTGTATTCACCCTGGTGGAAGAGCTGTAATTGAAGGAGTTGGAAAGAGTCTAGGGCTCAAAGAATACGACATTGAACCTGCCCGAATGGCACTCCACAGATTCGGTAACACCTCTGCAGGTGGCTTGTGGTATGTTTTAGGTTACATGGAGGCCAAAAAAAGGCTGAAAAAAggtgataaaattttaatgatcaGTCTTGGTGCTGGATTTAAGTGCAACAACTGTGTGTGGGAGGTGGTGAGGGACTTGGACAATGGTAATGTGTGGAAAGATTGCATCGATAACTACCCTCCCGAAAACATTATCAATCCTTTTGCCGAAAGGTATGGCTGGATCAATGACAAGAATCTTGATACAATGGCTGTTGATGAGATCAGAGACCAGTTCAAGCATCTGATCTAGTACTGGATTATTTAATCTATATGCAATCATTTGATTATTTGTATCTTCTTTAAAGTTGTGTCATGTGTGTACGTCCAATAGTCTGCATATCAGTAATTGTAtccagaagaaaaggaaaggtCATGTATACATGCAGGCCAGAATGCCTCATATATAATGTTTCTTTATAAGGATTTATCCAAATATTTgaacattttataaatatatgaaagtattaATTATTCTCTCCGGCCTTTCTATAGATTAAACAGGAATGAATCTTACAAAACTACACACTTCACATTCTGGATTCTACTACACATGCATGATTGCATATTTGCATGTACTCAGGGGAGGCACCAGGAACCAAAAGGGGAGCATGGTGATCTGAAACCTGGCtgacatttttaaataaagttAGTAATTTCTTTAGGGGTGTTTGGCCGAGCTTAAAAGCCCGgcttctggatttataagttaaaagcacttattcgtactgtttgtgtaaaaagtaaaGAAGTAtttataagaagttgagaataatAGCTTTCGTTTCATGACTTCtgtttttttcccaaacactttaatcacttataagtcttaacttactTCTAACTATTACTTCAGTTCTTTACTTTAGGTTCCGATATCTCcaaatcctggttccgccacatGCACACAAATCTTCATGCACAATTTTAGCAGTACCTTTTAAATATGAGAACATATCTGAAACAGATTTAT of the Daucus carota subsp. sativus chromosome 4, DH1 v3.0, whole genome shotgun sequence genome contains:
- the LOC108216549 gene encoding 3-ketoacyl-CoA synthase 19; this translates as MDFLIYVYLLPLFYVIFQLCRLIFQWRDKCCYMLDYECYKPPEERRLATQKCAQIVLRNKNLGLEEYRFLLRTIVNSGIGEETYGPRNIVLENLEERPRLSHSLSDMDELCFDTLDSLFARSTIPPSEIDILVVNVSLLSPMPSLTARIVNRYKMKPDVKTFNLCGMGCSASIVAIDLVQHLFKIHKNANAIVVSTESMAANWYCGQERSMMLSNCLFRSGGCSMLFSNNTSFKKQAILKLKCMIRTHTGSDDEAYGCCIQDEDGLGYRGFRLTKALTKVGVHALTKNLQILVPKVLPMKELLRYVIVSSPFWRKSKSTEQLGGLNLKSGIDHFCIHPGGRAVIEGVGKSLGLKEYDIEPARMALHRFGNTSAGGLWYVLGYMEAKKRLKKGDKILMISLGAGFKCNNCVWEVVRDLDNGNVWKDCIDNYPPENIINPFAERYGWINDKNLDTMAVDEIRDQFKHLI